The following coding sequences lie in one Pontibacter sp. G13 genomic window:
- a CDS encoding pirin family protein: MANNKLLVDERQADLGQFMVGRLLPFRKKRQVGPFTFIDHMGPAQLGNGQYVDVDQHPHIGLSTLTYLFEGEIEHRDSTGSQQIIHPGDVGFMTAGKGVSHTERTPAFRRDGQTFAMHGYQIWVALPRELEEMEPRFDYIPASDIPAWTEGSLSIKLVAGNAFGRSAPLQGYSPLFIVDIYAQEATTLNLKDQIHGEVAFVIVKGAITDDGETVQAGQMLISKTNEECEIVLAADTQLLLFGGEPLPEERRLLWNFVSHSKERLQQAKQDWIDRKFPNVEDDDTYIPFPGG; encoded by the coding sequence ATGGCAAACAATAAGCTACTCGTAGACGAACGCCAAGCAGATTTGGGCCAATTCATGGTCGGTCGCCTGCTGCCATTCCGCAAAAAGCGTCAAGTAGGACCCTTCACCTTCATCGATCACATGGGCCCCGCACAGCTCGGCAACGGCCAATATGTAGACGTCGATCAGCACCCGCACATTGGCCTGAGCACCCTGACCTACCTCTTCGAAGGCGAGATCGAACACCGAGACAGTACCGGCAGCCAGCAGATTATCCATCCCGGCGATGTAGGGTTTATGACAGCTGGCAAAGGCGTGTCCCATACCGAGCGAACCCCTGCATTCCGAAGAGACGGTCAGACGTTTGCCATGCATGGGTATCAGATCTGGGTGGCATTGCCACGAGAATTGGAGGAAATGGAACCACGATTTGATTACATACCGGCATCGGATATTCCCGCATGGACGGAGGGCTCGTTGTCAATTAAACTCGTTGCGGGGAATGCCTTTGGGAGATCCGCTCCCCTGCAGGGATATTCACCACTCTTCATAGTGGATATCTACGCGCAGGAAGCTACAACCCTCAACCTGAAGGATCAGATTCATGGAGAGGTCGCATTTGTCATTGTCAAGGGGGCTATCACAGACGATGGCGAGACGGTACAGGCAGGTCAGATGCTCATCAGCAAAACCAATGAGGAATGCGAAATCGTCCTCGCAGCGGATACGCAATTGCTGCTTTTCGGTGGGGAGCCGCTTCCCGAGGAACGTAGACTACTCTGGAATTTTGTGTCCCACAGCAAGGAGCGTCTTCAACAAGCCAAGCAAGACTGGATCGACCGCAAATTTCCCAACGTGGAAGACGACGACACCTACATTCCCTTCCCAGGTGGCTGA
- a CDS encoding T9SS type A sorting domain-containing protein, producing the protein MNNCYPTRIWALTALCLISAFQAFAQPTAPAGQVWEEVPELSDEFDTFDNSKWYKSLWNYGVPVQMTTQNSGVDDGKLWIKATLDTSSTRWFNTSRIWSKSQISYPMYTECSMKTAHISAYNTFWMNNGDINNRDEIDICENNSKPTITSYTDWPYLMQSQYFLTVNTQDERAKGNFDNRNLSANNPLKGVKWNEAYHTLGVWWKDKNNVQFYLDGEPAGSVTTTRDFTRSLNIIWDLWTIDAQWSGGIANQQDLLNDSINTMRVDWIHTYRLVSDGSVSIDDEVSQEAATLYPNPATDVIQVQLLTPAMPGATAQIFDQQGKLVQEANLFETTSTIQLEQLPASLYLVKVQNGDQMTYQKVIKR; encoded by the coding sequence ATGAACAATTGCTACCCTACCCGTATCTGGGCCCTCACGGCCCTATGTCTCATCAGTGCTTTTCAGGCATTTGCCCAGCCTACCGCCCCAGCCGGACAAGTCTGGGAAGAAGTGCCCGAACTGTCCGATGAATTCGACACGTTCGACAACTCCAAATGGTACAAATCGCTCTGGAACTACGGAGTTCCGGTCCAGATGACCACACAGAACTCCGGCGTGGATGACGGCAAACTTTGGATCAAAGCGACCCTCGACACTTCCTCCACGCGATGGTTCAATACCTCCAGAATCTGGTCCAAATCTCAGATCAGCTACCCCATGTACACAGAGTGTAGCATGAAAACAGCCCACATCTCTGCGTACAACACCTTCTGGATGAATAATGGAGACATCAACAATCGCGACGAAATCGACATCTGCGAGAATAATTCCAAGCCGACCATCACTTCTTATACGGATTGGCCTTACTTGATGCAGTCCCAATACTTCCTCACCGTCAATACCCAAGACGAACGCGCCAAAGGCAACTTCGACAACCGCAACCTCTCCGCCAACAACCCGCTCAAGGGCGTGAAATGGAACGAGGCATACCACACACTCGGCGTCTGGTGGAAAGACAAGAACAACGTGCAGTTTTATCTGGACGGGGAGCCTGCCGGAAGCGTGACCACCACCCGGGATTTCACGCGAAGCTTGAATATCATCTGGGATCTCTGGACCATCGATGCGCAATGGAGCGGCGGGATCGCCAACCAGCAGGATCTTCTCAATGACAGCATCAACACCATGCGTGTGGACTGGATTCACACCTACCGCCTAGTGAGCGACGGTTCTGTGAGCATCGACGATGAGGTTTCACAGGAGGCTGCGACCCTCTACCCGAATCCCGCGACCGATGTGATTCAGGTGCAACTGCTGACCCCTGCCATGCCCGGTGCCACAGCCCAGATTTTCGATCAGCAGGGCAAACTTGTCCAAGAAGCCAACCTGTTCGAAACAACTTCCACAATTCAATTGGAGCAGCTACCCGCATCGCTGTATCTCGTGAAAGTGCAGAATGGTGACCAGATGACCTATCAGAAAGTCATCAAGCGATAG
- a CDS encoding glycosyltransferase family 39 protein: MRHPQRVRVLFYLSWCLGLMVQAYWTELTSDEAYYWMYSRELAWGYFDHPPMIALLVNVGYAIIPNQLGVRLLPILLSTCTIFLWERMVQPNHPETFFKIVVSVGILHFIGFFAIPDAPLLFTASLFLLTYQAYLRQPDTQRAVLLGIIAAVMCLSKYHGLIIIGLVLLSNFKLLLRKEVWLGIGVAFLLLLPHLWWQVEASFPSMQYHLFERSNRPYELNFTMDYVWSQLLVLGPLTGILFFVASAKKVPDDLFERALYFLFWGGYLFFFFMTFKGRVEGHWTLFVVIPAVYFAYQWVEARPQFHRPMNYIFGISIVLILITRGLSAAGYPSDESAFLFSATKRFQHQDQMEAIYEVAGDLPVAFVNSYQLASLYSFYTPGEGFSLNNIEGRRNQFDIWQSDQRYLNQEVMVIHEFGVPSLPYLRGVRKPFQYAIIPHFQSFSPIQIDVLALPKQAPTRNKFSVQILITLPESSTWDFSPQSEFPPYLCYYFYYQTRRVRKMDLIRITPDLIGQPIWVDLESPSFSGAFQLQMAIQPGWLTPTANSRLYPIDFQSGP, encoded by the coding sequence ATGCGCCACCCCCAACGAGTCCGAGTCCTTTTCTATCTGAGTTGGTGCTTGGGATTGATGGTGCAGGCGTATTGGACGGAATTGACGAGTGACGAGGCTTACTACTGGATGTATTCCCGCGAATTGGCTTGGGGGTATTTTGATCATCCGCCCATGATTGCCCTATTGGTGAACGTTGGATACGCCATCATCCCCAATCAGCTAGGGGTCCGTCTTCTCCCCATTCTCTTGAGCACATGTACGATTTTCCTTTGGGAGCGCATGGTTCAGCCCAACCATCCTGAGACATTCTTCAAAATCGTGGTCTCAGTCGGCATTCTCCATTTCATTGGATTCTTCGCCATTCCGGATGCTCCCCTACTCTTCACAGCATCGCTATTTCTCCTGACCTACCAGGCCTATCTCCGTCAGCCAGATACCCAGAGAGCCGTACTGCTGGGGATCATTGCCGCTGTCATGTGCCTGTCCAAATATCACGGGCTCATCATCATCGGATTGGTCCTGCTCTCGAATTTCAAGCTCCTCCTCCGAAAAGAGGTTTGGTTGGGCATAGGCGTGGCATTCTTGCTATTGCTTCCGCACCTGTGGTGGCAGGTTGAGGCTTCCTTTCCCTCCATGCAGTACCACCTGTTTGAGCGCAGCAATCGACCCTATGAGCTGAATTTCACCATGGATTATGTGTGGAGCCAGTTACTCGTTCTAGGTCCCTTGACAGGCATCCTCTTCTTTGTGGCCAGTGCCAAAAAAGTTCCAGATGATCTATTCGAAAGGGCGCTGTATTTCCTGTTTTGGGGCGGGTACCTGTTCTTCTTCTTCATGACCTTCAAAGGCCGGGTAGAAGGCCATTGGACCTTGTTTGTGGTGATTCCTGCGGTCTATTTCGCGTACCAATGGGTGGAAGCCAGGCCCCAATTCCACCGCCCGATGAATTACATATTTGGGATCTCCATCGTCTTGATCTTGATTACCCGAGGGCTCAGTGCAGCGGGTTATCCTTCGGACGAATCAGCCTTCTTGTTTTCTGCAACCAAGCGGTTTCAGCATCAAGATCAAATGGAAGCCATTTATGAGGTGGCGGGAGATTTGCCGGTAGCGTTTGTCAATTCCTATCAACTTGCCTCTTTGTACAGCTTCTACACACCTGGAGAGGGATTTTCCCTGAATAATATCGAGGGTCGGCGAAACCAGTTTGACATCTGGCAATCAGACCAGCGATATCTGAATCAGGAGGTCATGGTCATTCACGAATTTGGAGTCCCTTCCCTCCCCTATCTCCGGGGCGTTCGAAAGCCGTTCCAATACGCCATCATTCCGCATTTCCAGTCTTTTTCTCCTATCCAGATCGACGTATTGGCACTCCCAAAACAAGCGCCTACTCGCAATAAATTCTCTGTCCAGATTTTGATCACGCTTCCCGAAAGCTCCACATGGGACTTTTCCCCACAATCCGAGTTTCCGCCTTATCTCTGTTATTATTTCTATTACCAGACCAGACGAGTCCGCAAAATGGATCTGATCCGAATCACCCCTGACTTGATCGGGCAACCCATCTGGGTAGATTTGGAATCCCCGAGCTTTTCTGGGGCCTTTCAGCTACAAATGGCCATTCAGCCTGGATGGCTTACTCCCACTGCGAATAGTCGTTTATATCCCATTGATTTTCAGTCCGGACCTTAA
- a CDS encoding serine hydrolase domain-containing protein has product MLLIGCTHSPDIQRLDGSSIDPEALDAQVRRLMEEASVTGLGITVFNRTQPVYQRAYGYADAETQDSLQIEDVIYGASFSKAVFGYLVAQLADSGLIDLDTPLQSYLDIPIPELPLDKEYRRLDALASDDRYKQITARMCLSHTTGLPNWRWIEDDKQLKYLYNPGERYNYSGEGMMILQWVIEEITGQSLEDLADERVFIPLRMERSSYLWKPEFEDHVCFGHQDGHRKIPRRRESEEAGAAGSLETTLADYSRFLTHILTLESQGSPITQLMFSPNIRIRSQAQFGPLSHRDTTAHDEIELSYGLGWGLLQSTYGPGVFKEGHDDGFQHYSILFPAQELGIVIMTNSDNGESIFKELLEMAIGDTFTPWRWEHYIPYQMK; this is encoded by the coding sequence ATGCTACTCATCGGATGCACACATTCCCCCGACATTCAGCGACTCGATGGATCATCCATTGACCCAGAGGCACTGGACGCTCAGGTCCGCCGACTGATGGAAGAAGCGTCGGTCACGGGACTCGGCATCACCGTATTCAACCGGACACAACCCGTTTATCAGCGGGCTTACGGATATGCCGATGCGGAAACCCAAGACAGCCTTCAGATTGAGGATGTGATCTACGGCGCTTCATTTAGCAAGGCAGTGTTTGGCTATCTCGTGGCTCAATTGGCCGATAGCGGGCTCATCGATCTAGATACACCGCTCCAATCCTATCTCGATATTCCGATCCCTGAACTTCCCCTTGACAAGGAATATCGTAGGCTCGATGCCTTGGCGAGTGATGATCGATACAAGCAGATCACCGCCCGCATGTGCCTATCTCACACCACGGGACTCCCCAACTGGCGATGGATCGAGGACGACAAGCAATTGAAATACCTGTACAATCCGGGGGAACGATACAACTACTCGGGCGAGGGAATGATGATCCTCCAATGGGTCATCGAGGAGATCACAGGACAAAGCTTGGAGGATTTGGCGGATGAGCGAGTATTCATCCCGCTGCGAATGGAACGTTCCAGCTATCTCTGGAAGCCGGAATTTGAGGATCATGTCTGCTTCGGTCATCAAGACGGACATCGGAAGATTCCCCGGAGGAGGGAGTCAGAAGAGGCCGGAGCGGCGGGATCGCTCGAAACGACCTTGGCGGATTACAGCCGATTTCTCACGCATATCCTCACCTTGGAATCACAAGGATCGCCCATCACCCAGTTGATGTTCTCCCCCAATATCCGCATTCGGTCCCAGGCGCAGTTCGGGCCTCTGTCCCATCGGGACACCACCGCCCATGACGAGATTGAATTGAGCTATGGCTTGGGATGGGGCCTGCTACAATCTACTTATGGCCCGGGGGTATTTAAAGAAGGGCACGACGATGGATTCCAGCACTACTCGATCCTGTTCCCAGCGCAGGAATTGGGCATCGTGATCATGACCAACAGTGACAATGGGGAAAGCATCTTCAAAGAATTGCTTGAAATGGCGATTGGAGACACCTTCACTCCTTGGCGTTGGGAGCATTATATTCCCTATCAGATGAAGTAA